In Rutidosis leptorrhynchoides isolate AG116_Rl617_1_P2 chromosome 2, CSIRO_AGI_Rlap_v1, whole genome shotgun sequence, one genomic interval encodes:
- the LOC139894227 gene encoding uncharacterized protein has product MQVRSALLSPDLDDDVEVTARDITVEELEAERVAAEAKAAADAEKGKEIAVSSSDSESGSDHTDTERTTDDTTTADQQTLASIDITGETNPTPPPTQKTRKKSIGSKRVKSTEEGKKQKRRRTESDDSQGKATEGGDRRPERNLESEGEKGLKMPDPDFAPFDESEFHEDRPEGNSAYDSPLPNITNPAVTSSNVQEPTLPAHVYITIRLILD; this is encoded by the exons atgcaggtccgctctgctcttttatcccctgatcttgatgatgatgtggaggtcactgctcgtgacataactgttgaagagcttgaggcggagagagttgcagctgaagctaaagctgctgctgatgctgaaaaggggaaagaaattgctgtgagcagctctgacagcgaatccgggtctgatcatacagacactgagcggacaacggatgacaccaccaccgccgatcagcaaacattggcatcaattgacatcacgggtgaaaccaaccctactcctcctccaacccaaaagacaagaaagaagagcataggctctaaaagggtgaagagtactgaggagggcaaaaagcaaaaacgcaggagaa cagagtcggatgatagccaagggaaggctacggagggcggtgaccggaggccggagaggaatcttgaaagtgaaggagagaagggcctgaaaatgcctgacccagactttgctcccttcgatgaatctgaatttcatgaagataggccggaaggcaactctgcttatgattctcctcttcctaatatcactaaccctgctgtcacctcttccaatgttcaagagccaactcttcctgctcat gtATAcattacaatccgattaatcctcgattaa
- the LOC139891123 gene encoding uncharacterized protein isoform X2 — protein MCGLSLPNFSSVLDLKQKENNQINMADLEKKQVVLVVEGTTALGPYWPTILKDHLSNLIRSFCDDGSSSSYEDNVDEESLKYVEFAVFVFNGACGSSNSTWWLQKSKWSNWTNNVTCVMNWLSTIDFSSGGAFSDAATTVQGLYHALTMFRLSNERSPYDHNTQRHCILVAACNPDSSPHFLDVGKYFLQMNVSLSAIYASELPQHGVICNEGKDKPVSGVETVTQSLHHMTLTPCGNSKMRSMPGYVHVWEGDLYDVVPPGRRLLLTRLHAFMPLGASKFVGDWPSSIQFEFIGPTNVEKWIKKCVGKTNVVVFHAKLPDEVLGKMHKENLSAIIKLPSQLMIFIVTNNPSRFLGLIFDQTPEQQEIMLKRWKHRRDLINKRYFESQTPQQRQENPV, from the exons ATGTGCGGCTTATCTCTTCCAAATTTCTCGTCAG TTTTGGATTTGAAGCAGAAGGAAAACAATCAAATAAATATGGCTGATTTGGAGAAGAAACAAGTGGTGCTGGTGGTTGAAGGCACCACAGCGTTAGGTCCTTATTGGCCTACTATTCTCAAGGATCATCTTAGCAATCTTATCAG ATCGTTTTGTGATGATGGATCTTCTTCTTCTTAT GAGGATAATGTTGATGAAGAGAGTCTTAAATATGTTGAGTTTGCTGTTTTCGTATTCAATGGTGCTTGTGGATCTTCTAATT CTACTTGGTGGTTACAAAAGTCTAAGTGGAGTAATTGGACAAACAATGTGACCTGTGTAATGAATTGGCTATCAACTATCGATTTCAGTTCTGGTGGTGCTTTTTCTGATGCTGCTACAACTGTTCAAGGACTTTATCATGCTCTAACT ATGTTTCGTTTATCTAATGAAAGAAGCCCATATGACCATAATACTCAAAGGCATTGCATCCTTGTTGCTGCATGTAATCCAGATTCTTCTCCTCATTTTCTTGATGTGGGCAAGTATTTTCTACAG ATGAATGTTTCTCTATCCGCCATATACGCATCAGAACTTCCACAACATGGAGTAATTTGCAACGAG gGAAAAGATAAACCTGTTAGTGGCGTTGAAACCGTTACACAAAGTTTACATCATATGACTCTCACTCCTTGTGGGAACTCAAAAATGAGGTCAATGCCAGGCTATGTGCATGTATGGGAG GGAGACTTATATGATGTTGTGCCACCTGGCAGGCGTTTGTTACTTACCAGATTACAT gcTTTCATGCCTTTGGGAGCCTCTAAGTT TGTTGGAGATTGGCCATCGTCGATTCAATTTGAATTTATTGGTCCGACCAACGTGGAAAAATGGATAAA GAAATGTGTTGGAAAGACGAATGTTGTTGTTTTCCATGCAAAACTCCCTGATGAAGTACTTGGTAAAATGCACAAGGAAAATCTT AGTGCAATCATAAAGTTACCATCACAACTCATGATATTCATCGTCACAAACAACCCATCTCGCTTTCTCGGATTGATTTTTGATCAA ACCCCGGAGCAGCAAGAGATCATGTTAAAGCGATGGAA ACACCGCCGGGACCTGATCAACAAGAGATATTTTGAATCACAGACACCGCAGCAGCGACAAGAGAATCCTGTGTAA
- the LOC139891123 gene encoding uncharacterized protein isoform X1, whose translation MSPTPLGLDLPQYKYICATLGFRSAYPCNICAAYLFQISRQKENNQINMADLEKKQVVLVVEGTTALGPYWPTILKDHLSNLIRSFCDDGSSSSYEDNVDEESLKYVEFAVFVFNGACGSSNSTWWLQKSKWSNWTNNVTCVMNWLSTIDFSSGGAFSDAATTVQGLYHALTMFRLSNERSPYDHNTQRHCILVAACNPDSSPHFLDVGKYFLQMNVSLSAIYASELPQHGVICNEGKDKPVSGVETVTQSLHHMTLTPCGNSKMRSMPGYVHVWEGDLYDVVPPGRRLLLTRLHAFMPLGASKFVGDWPSSIQFEFIGPTNVEKWIKKCVGKTNVVVFHAKLPDEVLGKMHKENLSAIIKLPSQLMIFIVTNNPSRFLGLIFDQTPEQQEIMLKRWKHRRDLINKRYFESQTPQQRQENPV comes from the exons ATGTCCCCGACACCCCTCGGGCTGGATCTTCcccaatataaatatatatgtgctACTTTAGGGTTTCGATCTGCTTATCCGTGTAATATATGTGCGGCTTATCTCTTCCAAATTTCTCGTCAG AAGGAAAACAATCAAATAAATATGGCTGATTTGGAGAAGAAACAAGTGGTGCTGGTGGTTGAAGGCACCACAGCGTTAGGTCCTTATTGGCCTACTATTCTCAAGGATCATCTTAGCAATCTTATCAG ATCGTTTTGTGATGATGGATCTTCTTCTTCTTAT GAGGATAATGTTGATGAAGAGAGTCTTAAATATGTTGAGTTTGCTGTTTTCGTATTCAATGGTGCTTGTGGATCTTCTAATT CTACTTGGTGGTTACAAAAGTCTAAGTGGAGTAATTGGACAAACAATGTGACCTGTGTAATGAATTGGCTATCAACTATCGATTTCAGTTCTGGTGGTGCTTTTTCTGATGCTGCTACAACTGTTCAAGGACTTTATCATGCTCTAACT ATGTTTCGTTTATCTAATGAAAGAAGCCCATATGACCATAATACTCAAAGGCATTGCATCCTTGTTGCTGCATGTAATCCAGATTCTTCTCCTCATTTTCTTGATGTGGGCAAGTATTTTCTACAG ATGAATGTTTCTCTATCCGCCATATACGCATCAGAACTTCCACAACATGGAGTAATTTGCAACGAG gGAAAAGATAAACCTGTTAGTGGCGTTGAAACCGTTACACAAAGTTTACATCATATGACTCTCACTCCTTGTGGGAACTCAAAAATGAGGTCAATGCCAGGCTATGTGCATGTATGGGAG GGAGACTTATATGATGTTGTGCCACCTGGCAGGCGTTTGTTACTTACCAGATTACAT gcTTTCATGCCTTTGGGAGCCTCTAAGTT TGTTGGAGATTGGCCATCGTCGATTCAATTTGAATTTATTGGTCCGACCAACGTGGAAAAATGGATAAA GAAATGTGTTGGAAAGACGAATGTTGTTGTTTTCCATGCAAAACTCCCTGATGAAGTACTTGGTAAAATGCACAAGGAAAATCTT AGTGCAATCATAAAGTTACCATCACAACTCATGATATTCATCGTCACAAACAACCCATCTCGCTTTCTCGGATTGATTTTTGATCAA ACCCCGGAGCAGCAAGAGATCATGTTAAAGCGATGGAA ACACCGCCGGGACCTGATCAACAAGAGATATTTTGAATCACAGACACCGCAGCAGCGACAAGAGAATCCTGTGTAA
- the LOC139891123 gene encoding uncharacterized protein isoform X3, giving the protein MADLEKKQVVLVVEGTTALGPYWPTILKDHLSNLIRSFCDDGSSSSYEDNVDEESLKYVEFAVFVFNGACGSSNSTWWLQKSKWSNWTNNVTCVMNWLSTIDFSSGGAFSDAATTVQGLYHALTMFRLSNERSPYDHNTQRHCILVAACNPDSSPHFLDVGKYFLQMNVSLSAIYASELPQHGVICNEGKDKPVSGVETVTQSLHHMTLTPCGNSKMRSMPGYVHVWEGDLYDVVPPGRRLLLTRLHAFMPLGASKFVGDWPSSIQFEFIGPTNVEKWIKKCVGKTNVVVFHAKLPDEVLGKMHKENLSAIIKLPSQLMIFIVTNNPSRFLGLIFDQTPEQQEIMLKRWKHRRDLINKRYFESQTPQQRQENPV; this is encoded by the exons ATGGCTGATTTGGAGAAGAAACAAGTGGTGCTGGTGGTTGAAGGCACCACAGCGTTAGGTCCTTATTGGCCTACTATTCTCAAGGATCATCTTAGCAATCTTATCAG ATCGTTTTGTGATGATGGATCTTCTTCTTCTTAT GAGGATAATGTTGATGAAGAGAGTCTTAAATATGTTGAGTTTGCTGTTTTCGTATTCAATGGTGCTTGTGGATCTTCTAATT CTACTTGGTGGTTACAAAAGTCTAAGTGGAGTAATTGGACAAACAATGTGACCTGTGTAATGAATTGGCTATCAACTATCGATTTCAGTTCTGGTGGTGCTTTTTCTGATGCTGCTACAACTGTTCAAGGACTTTATCATGCTCTAACT ATGTTTCGTTTATCTAATGAAAGAAGCCCATATGACCATAATACTCAAAGGCATTGCATCCTTGTTGCTGCATGTAATCCAGATTCTTCTCCTCATTTTCTTGATGTGGGCAAGTATTTTCTACAG ATGAATGTTTCTCTATCCGCCATATACGCATCAGAACTTCCACAACATGGAGTAATTTGCAACGAG gGAAAAGATAAACCTGTTAGTGGCGTTGAAACCGTTACACAAAGTTTACATCATATGACTCTCACTCCTTGTGGGAACTCAAAAATGAGGTCAATGCCAGGCTATGTGCATGTATGGGAG GGAGACTTATATGATGTTGTGCCACCTGGCAGGCGTTTGTTACTTACCAGATTACAT gcTTTCATGCCTTTGGGAGCCTCTAAGTT TGTTGGAGATTGGCCATCGTCGATTCAATTTGAATTTATTGGTCCGACCAACGTGGAAAAATGGATAAA GAAATGTGTTGGAAAGACGAATGTTGTTGTTTTCCATGCAAAACTCCCTGATGAAGTACTTGGTAAAATGCACAAGGAAAATCTT AGTGCAATCATAAAGTTACCATCACAACTCATGATATTCATCGTCACAAACAACCCATCTCGCTTTCTCGGATTGATTTTTGATCAA ACCCCGGAGCAGCAAGAGATCATGTTAAAGCGATGGAA ACACCGCCGGGACCTGATCAACAAGAGATATTTTGAATCACAGACACCGCAGCAGCGACAAGAGAATCCTGTGTAA